The following DNA comes from Flavisolibacter ginsenosidimutans.
GCGTGCAGGCTTGTCCGAACGGCGTGTTCTTCTTCGGCGACATGAACGAAGACACCGTTACCAACGGTGCGGAAACGTTCCGCTTCAGCGAATTGGTACGCGACAAAGCAGGTTATCGGCTGATGGAAGATTTGGGCACCAAGCCCCGCGTTTATTATCTGCCGCCCGTCAATCGCAACTTCCCCTTTGAAGTGGGACTGGAAAACGAAAAACAAAAAAGTTAACTAAAACACTTTACCGTGAATACGTCAACTGCTTTATCACCGGAACGAATCACCGCTGATTTGCTGCCTCAAAAATTTGGCCGCCGCGGAATGATTTGGGTTTCTATTCTTCTTGCCTTTTGTTTGGTTGGTGCCTTTGCTTATTACCGCCAATTAACCCGGGGTCTCTCCGTCACCAACATGGGCGACTATGTTTCCTGGGGCATTTACATTTCCAACTTCGTGTTCTTCGTAGCCATTAGCCTTGTCGGTTCGCTTATCACCGCTGTGTTGCGCCTCGCCAACGTACACTGGAGCACACCGCTCACACGCATTGCCGAAATCATTGCGGTATCGGCCATTGTGTTTGCGTCCATTATCATCATTGTTGACATGGGCCGGCCAGACAGGTTTTACAATCTTTTTCTCTATGGCCGTATTCAGTCGCCTATTATGTGGGACGTGATTGTGATTACAACTTATTTTTTCATCTCGCTGTTGCTGCTTTACTTTCCCTTGTTGCCCGATTTAAAAATTCTGCTGGCGAACAAAGCCGCACAACCAAAATGGCTGACAAAGATGTACACCGTTTTGGGAACGTTCTGGCGGGGTACAGCACAACAAATCAGGATCAGCGACAAAGCCATCAACATTCTTTGTATTACCATCATACCCGTTGCCTTTTGCATTCACACCGTAACCTCATGGCTGTTTGCAACCACCTATCGTCCCGGCTGGGACAGCACCAATTTTGGCGCTTATTTTATTTCTGGTGCTTTTCTGGTTGGCGCCGGCGCCGTGGTAGTAGCCATGTATGTTTTCCGACGCTATTACAAGCTGGAAAAATACATCACCGAAATACACTTTGAAAAAATGGGCCGCATCGTTGTGATGCTTGCTTTGCTCTACCTCTACTTCAACGTAAACGAATACCTGGTGCCTGCCTTTAAAATGAAACGTACGGAAGACGAGCACCTGACAACGCTTTTTGCAGGTGAGTTTGCGCCGCTTTTTTGGTTTGCCATTTTGGTAGGCATGATCTTGCCAATTTGCATTCTTGTGTTTAAAGCCGGACGCAAACCCTTGCCGATGTTTATTGCAGGAATCATGGTGGTGGTGGGTGCGTGGTTCAAACGCTACCTGATTGTAACGCCTACGCTGCTGCATCCATTCCTGCCCATGCACGATGCGCCGGCAAACTATCATCACTATTTCCCCAGTTGGGAAGAATGGGCCATTGCATTGGGTTCGCTTGCCGGCGCACTGCTGGTGATCACCTTCTTTGCCCGGGTGTTTCCTATCATTCCTATTCAAGAAACAATTACCGAAGATGAAAAAGCTGCATAAACCAAAACCCATTTGTCTTGCGCTTGCGCTTGCATTTTGCACTGTGCTTTTTGCCCAGGGAGAAAAGCCGGAGCTTTCCGTGAACCTGCGCTACTTCAACCAGAACGGGTCGTTGCAATACCTGAAAGTGAAAACAATGGTAAAGGAAGACAACAAACTGCAACCCGTAACAGGCGCTGTGCTGAACTTATATCTGGACGAAGCAAATGCCGATAACCTCATTGGCAAAGTGAAAACCGATGAGAAAGGAGAAGCCAAAAGCATTGTTCCGCCATCGCTAAAAGACAAATGGGCAACGGCAACGAATCACAAGTTCATCGCCGTTTCAGAAAAAACAAAAAAGTTTGACGAAAGCACAACGGAACTGGCAATTACAAAGGCCAAAATTGTGCTGGACACACTAAACGAAGACGGCACAAGAAAAGTAACCGCACACGTACTTGCGTTTGACAGCAGCGGCTGGGTGCCGGAAAAAGGTGTGGAATTGAAAATTGGTGTACGTCGTCTTGGCGGTGATTTAAAAGTTGGTGAAGAAGAAACTTATACCACGGACTCAACGGGCGGCGCAAGCGGTGAATTTAAACTCATAAATCTCCCTGCGATAGATGGCAAAAACAACATTGTGCTGGTG
Coding sequences within:
- the nrfD gene encoding NrfD/PsrC family molybdoenzyme membrane anchor subunit produces the protein MNTSTALSPERITADLLPQKFGRRGMIWVSILLAFCLVGAFAYYRQLTRGLSVTNMGDYVSWGIYISNFVFFVAISLVGSLITAVLRLANVHWSTPLTRIAEIIAVSAIVFASIIIIVDMGRPDRFYNLFLYGRIQSPIMWDVIVITTYFFISLLLLYFPLLPDLKILLANKAAQPKWLTKMYTVLGTFWRGTAQQIRISDKAINILCITIIPVAFCIHTVTSWLFATTYRPGWDSTNFGAYFISGAFLVGAGAVVVAMYVFRRYYKLEKYITEIHFEKMGRIVVMLALLYLYFNVNEYLVPAFKMKRTEDEHLTTLFAGEFAPLFWFAILVGMILPICILVFKAGRKPLPMFIAGIMVVVGAWFKRYLIVTPTLLHPFLPMHDAPANYHHYFPSWEEWAIALGSLAGALLVITFFARVFPIIPIQETITEDEKAA